One Bradyrhizobium sp. ISRA464 genomic window carries:
- a CDS encoding trypsin-like peptidase domain-containing protein — MRMEYPNLSFSYRRASVIGSIVAPAILVSASIAQAQPDFAGSTGAPAWMHHVADTGDTKRDGLPSFAELAEKVQPAVIGVISRTTATRKMLPGQPFQFGVPGQRAPKDEKVPEPDGSGPGEAPNTRESLSVGSGFFISSDGYAVTNSHVVEHNKTVQIRTNDDKTYQARVVGTDSLSDLALIKVDGRTDFSYVRLADQPPRVGDWVLTAGSPFGLGGTVTAGIVSAREREIETGPTEGFIQIDAPINTGDSGGPSFNTSGEVIGVNSMIVSPSGGWAGVAFAIPADTAKSVIPQLKDKGSVTRGSIAAEVQSVTPDIADSLGMSNPHGAIVANVRDGGPAAKVGLKRGDVITSVDGQPIKTANDLTRKIHAMSPGSSVQLAMVRDGQESSLNVTLDRLPDQSNSSPANPR, encoded by the coding sequence ATGAGAATGGAGTACCCAAACCTGTCCTTCAGCTACCGCCGAGCATCGGTCATAGGGAGCATTGTCGCTCCTGCAATCCTGGTGAGCGCAAGTATCGCGCAGGCGCAACCCGATTTCGCCGGATCCACAGGGGCGCCGGCGTGGATGCATCATGTCGCGGATACCGGGGATACCAAGCGTGACGGCCTGCCTAGCTTTGCCGAACTCGCGGAAAAAGTGCAACCCGCGGTGATTGGCGTTATCTCCAGGACCACAGCGACGCGGAAGATGCTTCCCGGTCAACCCTTCCAGTTTGGCGTCCCCGGTCAACGTGCTCCAAAGGACGAAAAGGTCCCGGAACCTGACGGGTCGGGCCCAGGGGAGGCACCGAATACTCGCGAATCGCTTTCGGTTGGATCAGGCTTCTTCATCTCATCAGACGGCTATGCCGTGACAAACAGCCACGTTGTTGAACACAACAAGACCGTCCAGATCCGGACGAATGATGACAAGACCTATCAGGCGCGAGTCGTCGGGACGGATTCGCTCAGCGATCTTGCCCTGATCAAGGTCGATGGGCGCACGGACTTCAGCTACGTCCGGCTCGCCGACCAGCCTCCTCGCGTGGGGGATTGGGTCCTCACCGCAGGCAGCCCGTTCGGGCTCGGCGGAACAGTCACAGCGGGGATCGTTTCGGCGCGCGAGCGTGAAATCGAGACTGGCCCGACCGAAGGATTCATCCAGATCGACGCTCCTATCAACACCGGTGACTCCGGAGGACCGAGCTTCAATACCAGCGGTGAGGTCATCGGCGTCAACAGCATGATCGTTTCGCCATCCGGAGGCTGGGCGGGAGTGGCTTTTGCAATACCGGCCGATACCGCCAAATCAGTGATACCCCAACTGAAGGACAAGGGGAGTGTAACGCGCGGATCGATAGCGGCCGAGGTTCAATCGGTCACTCCCGACATCGCGGACAGTCTCGGTATGAGCAATCCCCATGGTGCGATTGTTGCGAATGTTCGCGACGGCGGCCCTGCCGCGAAAGTCGGACTAAAGAGGGGTGACGTGATCACATCAGTCGACGGGCAGCCGATCAAGACTGCCAACGATCTGACAAGGAAGATCCATGCGATGTCGCCCGGCTCCTCGGTCCAACTGGCGATGGTTCGAGATGGGCAGGAGAGTTCATTAAATGTGACCTTGGACCGGCTGCCCGATCAATCCAATTCTTCGCCAGCCAATCCACGATAA
- a CDS encoding PQQ-binding-like beta-propeller repeat protein has translation MAAVLSLVLLPPSARAQDSSVLTYHADNSRSGHYVVPALSWEKAKSVQIDGTFKASIAGSTYAQPLYWRPPGANTGMLFVATEDDVVYALDATTGEELWRRAVGRPVRASSLPCGNINPLGITGTPVIDPATQAIYFDAAVERASGPSHEVFALSTKDGSVLPGWPVDVAGALQRSGRHFDPRVQNQRAALTLLDDTLYVAFGGHFGDCGNYHGWIVGISLRDPGKLTSFATRARGGGSWSPGGLSVIGHDIYFTTGNTMGAQTWSDGEAVFHVGADLRRSDDKRNYFAPSDWKTLDAGDVDLGGTNPLPLDVPGAGGDRALILALGKDGKAYLLDRHDLGGIGGQLAVKEVSQSSIITSPASYRAGNDVFVAFRASGAQCPSNRGHELTVLKITADARPAVATAWCGALRGRGSPIVTTTDGHSNPIVWILGAEGDDRLHAFRGDTGEQIYASETLRGLRRFQTPIATKDRLYVGADERVYAFKF, from the coding sequence ATGGCTGCTGTACTTTCGCTTGTGCTGTTACCGCCATCGGCCCGCGCCCAAGACAGTTCAGTCCTCACCTACCACGCGGATAACAGCCGAAGCGGCCACTATGTCGTCCCGGCGCTCTCCTGGGAGAAAGCCAAGTCGGTCCAGATCGACGGGACGTTCAAGGCGAGTATCGCGGGATCGACGTATGCCCAGCCGCTTTACTGGCGTCCTCCTGGAGCGAACACCGGGATGCTGTTCGTGGCGACTGAGGACGACGTCGTATATGCCCTGGACGCGACGACCGGAGAGGAACTGTGGAGACGCGCGGTCGGGCGTCCCGTACGAGCGTCGTCATTGCCGTGCGGGAATATCAATCCGCTTGGCATCACCGGCACACCGGTGATCGATCCTGCAACGCAAGCCATCTATTTCGATGCGGCGGTCGAGCGGGCAAGCGGACCGAGCCATGAGGTGTTCGCGCTTTCGACAAAGGATGGCAGCGTCCTTCCGGGCTGGCCGGTCGATGTCGCCGGCGCGCTGCAAAGGTCGGGGCGGCATTTCGATCCGCGCGTGCAGAACCAGCGCGCGGCGCTCACATTGCTTGACGACACGCTCTACGTCGCCTTCGGCGGCCATTTCGGCGATTGCGGGAATTATCATGGCTGGATTGTCGGAATTTCCCTGCGCGACCCGGGCAAGCTGACGAGCTTCGCGACGCGGGCGCGCGGAGGTGGCAGCTGGTCGCCTGGCGGGCTCAGCGTGATCGGACATGACATCTATTTCACGACCGGCAACACGATGGGCGCGCAAACCTGGAGCGACGGCGAAGCCGTGTTTCATGTCGGAGCAGACCTGCGCCGCAGTGACGACAAGAGGAATTATTTCGCTCCATCAGACTGGAAAACACTCGATGCCGGCGATGTCGATCTCGGAGGTACCAATCCGCTTCCTCTCGACGTTCCCGGCGCGGGCGGCGACCGAGCCCTGATCCTGGCGCTGGGCAAGGACGGCAAGGCTTATCTTCTGGATCGACATGATCTCGGTGGCATTGGTGGCCAGTTGGCGGTCAAGGAAGTATCGCAGTCATCGATCATCACCTCGCCTGCCTCCTATCGCGCCGGCAACGATGTCTTTGTTGCGTTCCGGGCTTCAGGAGCGCAGTGCCCGTCGAATCGGGGTCATGAACTGACAGTGCTAAAGATCACGGCTGACGCTCGGCCGGCGGTGGCCACGGCGTGGTGCGGCGCGCTCCGCGGCCGTGGTTCCCCCATTGTGACCACCACGGACGGGCATTCCAATCCGATCGTGTGGATACTTGGCGCTGAAGGCGACGATCGGCTGCACGCGTTCCGCGGCGATACGGGCGAGCAGATCTATGCCAGCGAGACCTTGCGCGGTCTTAGACGCTTCCAGACGCCGATCGCGACAAAGGACCGTCTGTACGTCGGCGCCGATGAACGCGTTTACGCTTTCAAGTTCTGA
- a CDS encoding antibiotic biosynthesis monooxygenase family protein — MPRPAIKQRPVTQITIIEAEPEKQAEALSVMTERARFMQRQPGFISISLHRSLDGRRIVNYVQWETRDLLRAAHQSPEFRKAWSQFESVTDVIDPHLYEIAEVLGDRR, encoded by the coding sequence ATGCCGCGTCCCGCAATCAAGCAACGGCCAGTCACGCAAATCACCATCATCGAAGCTGAACCGGAGAAGCAGGCCGAAGCACTGTCGGTCATGACGGAGCGCGCTCGGTTCATGCAGCGTCAGCCGGGGTTCATTTCAATCAGCTTGCATCGAAGCCTCGATGGGCGCCGGATCGTGAACTATGTTCAATGGGAAACGCGCGACCTGCTCCGAGCGGCGCACCAATCGCCGGAATTTCGGAAAGCCTGGAGCCAGTTCGAGAGCGTGACCGACGTGATCGATCCGCATCTCTATGAAATTGCCGAGGTCCTTGGTGATCGACGGTGA
- a CDS encoding NADH-quinone oxidoreductase subunit D, translating into MAEAGLRNFTVNFGPQHPSAHGVLRLVLELDGEVVRRVDPHIGLLHRGTEKLIEHKTYLQAIGYFDRLDYVAPMNQEHAFCLAAERLLGLEVPRRGQLIRVLYCEIGRLLSHLLNITTQAMDVGALTPPLWGFEEREKLMVFYERASGARMHANYFRVGGVHQDLPPKLIDDIEAFCEPFLHVVDDLDRLLTGLRIFKQRNVDVGRVTLKQAWELGFSGVMVRGSGAAWDLRKAQPYECYPEMDFDIPIGKNGDCYDRYLVRMEEMRQSVRIMRQCISKLREPDGQGPVAVQDNKVFPPRRGEMKRSMEALIHHFKLYTEGFRVPAGEVYAAVEAPKGEFGVYLVSDGTNQPYRCKIRAPSFAHLQAMDLLCRGHLLADVAAIIGSLDIVFGEIDR; encoded by the coding sequence ATGGCTGAAGCAGGCCTTCGCAATTTCACCGTCAATTTCGGTCCGCAACACCCCTCAGCTCATGGAGTGCTTCGTCTCGTGCTGGAGCTTGATGGTGAGGTGGTCCGTCGCGTCGATCCTCACATCGGCTTGCTTCATCGTGGCACCGAAAAGCTGATCGAGCACAAGACCTATCTGCAAGCGATCGGATATTTCGACCGGCTCGATTACGTCGCACCGATGAACCAGGAACATGCATTCTGCCTTGCTGCCGAAAGGCTGCTTGGCCTCGAAGTGCCGCGCCGTGGCCAGCTGATCCGCGTGCTCTACTGTGAAATCGGACGCCTGCTGTCCCATCTTCTCAACATCACGACCCAGGCGATGGATGTCGGAGCGCTTACCCCGCCCTTGTGGGGATTTGAAGAGCGCGAAAAGCTGATGGTGTTCTACGAAAGGGCATCTGGAGCTCGCATGCACGCCAACTATTTCCGCGTCGGTGGTGTGCATCAGGACCTGCCACCGAAGCTGATTGATGACATTGAAGCATTTTGCGAACCGTTCTTGCACGTAGTGGATGATCTGGATCGCTTGCTGACGGGACTTCGCATCTTCAAGCAACGCAATGTCGACGTCGGCAGGGTAACGCTGAAGCAAGCCTGGGAGCTTGGCTTTTCGGGTGTCATGGTGCGCGGCTCTGGCGCAGCCTGGGACCTGCGTAAGGCGCAGCCCTACGAGTGCTATCCGGAAATGGATTTCGACATTCCGATCGGCAAGAACGGCGATTGCTATGACCGCTATCTGGTTCGCATGGAAGAAATGCGTCAGTCGGTGCGCATCATGCGACAGTGTATCAGCAAGCTCCGCGAGCCGGATGGGCAGGGGCCGGTCGCCGTGCAAGACAACAAGGTCTTTCCCCCGCGCCGCGGTGAGATGAAGCGTTCGATGGAAGCCCTCATCCATCACTTCAAGCTTTACACGGAGGGTTTTCGCGTGCCCGCCGGCGAGGTCTATGCGGCCGTAGAAGCCCCCAAGGGCGAATTCGGCGTCTACCTGGTCTCGGACGGGACGAACCAGCCTTACCGGTGCAAGATCCGTGCGCCCTCGTTCGCACATCTGCAGGCGATGGACCTGCTCTGTCGCGGCCATTTGCTTGCCGACGTCGCGGCGATCATCGGCTCGCTGGATATCGTTTTCGGAGAGATCGATCGCTAA
- a CDS encoding NAD(P)-dependent oxidoreductase produces the protein MEVGFIGLGAMGSAMVHRLIELGHHVRVWNRSPEPIDSIVRMGGHRVDTPQDALSAPAAITMLANDDAVRSVLLESGALRASPRGLVHVVTATISVDLAKQLEKVHNECGLAYVAAPVLGRPDVAAQGGLHVLTAGDASAIACAQPLLDAIGKKTWHVSDQPHKANVAKIAANLLLASAIETMAEAITLAERHQLDPARMMTALTGSLFSAPVYRTYGELILNRTFEPALFKASLGLKDMNLAVSAGESAGVPLPVAGLVHDSLLDAIAHGHGESDWAALATASSRRAGLGGNTRRH, from the coding sequence ATGGAAGTTGGCTTCATCGGGCTAGGGGCCATGGGATCCGCCATGGTGCATCGCCTCATCGAACTCGGTCACCATGTGCGGGTCTGGAATCGCTCGCCTGAGCCCATCGACAGCATCGTGCGAATGGGAGGGCATCGCGTCGACACGCCGCAGGATGCGCTTTCCGCACCAGCCGCCATCACGATGCTGGCCAATGATGACGCCGTGCGCTCCGTGCTGCTGGAGAGCGGTGCGCTGCGCGCATCCCCGCGCGGGCTCGTCCACGTGGTGACCGCCACGATCTCGGTCGATCTGGCGAAGCAGCTGGAGAAGGTTCACAACGAGTGCGGGCTCGCTTATGTGGCGGCACCGGTGCTCGGCCGGCCCGATGTTGCGGCGCAAGGCGGGCTGCACGTGCTTACGGCGGGAGACGCATCGGCAATTGCATGCGCCCAACCGCTGCTCGATGCCATAGGCAAGAAGACCTGGCACGTGTCGGACCAGCCGCATAAGGCCAATGTTGCAAAGATCGCCGCCAACCTGCTGCTTGCATCCGCGATTGAGACAATGGCTGAGGCGATCACGCTCGCGGAGCGCCATCAGCTAGATCCAGCACGCATGATGACGGCGCTTACGGGAAGCTTGTTCTCAGCTCCCGTGTATCGGACATACGGCGAGCTCATCCTGAATCGGACATTCGAGCCGGCCCTGTTCAAGGCGAGTCTCGGCCTCAAGGATATGAACCTGGCCGTATCCGCGGGCGAGTCTGCCGGTGTTCCATTGCCTGTCGCCGGCCTGGTGCACGATTCTCTCCTCGACGCCATCGCACACGGCCACGGTGAATCCGACTGGGCCGCCTTGGCCACCGCATCGTCCCGTCGGGCAGGTCTCGGCGGCAACACCAGAAGACATTGA
- the tal gene encoding transaldolase, with amino-acid sequence MNRTVELLAQGQSCWMDDLTRRMIRSGELAQRVGEQGLRGITSNPAIFEKAVAEGADYDEDIARASAEGQSPAGIYERLITADVRDACDILRPVYEETDGVDGFVSLEVSPHLAHDTEASMEEARRLWKEVDRPNLFIKIPGTSAGVPAIEQLLFEGININITLLFSIARYEGVAEAYLRALERRLAAGRSVNRIASVASFFLSRIDVLVDRLLRQRIVPDRPPLHPDPRALLGRVAIANAKLAYQAFVRHLTSNRWMALAENGARPQRMLWASTSTKNPDYPDLMYVAPLIGPMTINTMPRKTIAAFQDHGTVQATVEQGVPDAQRVMADLERLGVSFGLAAAQLENDAVQKFIDPFDSLLKQLAANSERARA; translated from the coding sequence ATGAACCGAACGGTCGAGCTCTTGGCGCAGGGACAAAGCTGCTGGATGGATGATCTCACCCGGCGAATGATCCGCAGCGGCGAACTGGCGCAGCGGGTCGGCGAGCAAGGCCTGCGCGGCATTACATCGAACCCGGCGATCTTCGAAAAGGCGGTCGCGGAGGGTGCCGACTATGACGAGGACATTGCCCGGGCATCCGCTGAAGGCCAGTCCCCGGCTGGCATCTACGAGCGGCTGATTACCGCGGACGTCCGGGACGCCTGCGACATCCTGCGTCCAGTGTACGAGGAGACCGACGGCGTCGACGGCTTTGTCAGCCTGGAGGTGTCGCCTCACCTCGCTCACGACACCGAGGCCTCGATGGAGGAGGCGCGCAGACTGTGGAAAGAGGTCGACCGGCCCAATCTCTTCATCAAGATCCCGGGCACTTCGGCAGGCGTTCCCGCCATCGAGCAGTTGCTGTTCGAAGGCATCAACATCAACATCACGCTCTTGTTCTCGATCGCCCGCTACGAAGGGGTGGCTGAGGCCTACCTGCGGGCGCTCGAACGACGGCTGGCGGCCGGCCGATCGGTCAATCGCATCGCGTCGGTCGCAAGCTTCTTCCTCAGTCGCATCGACGTGCTGGTGGATCGGCTGTTGCGGCAGCGCATCGTGCCGGACCGCCCTCCTCTTCATCCTGATCCGCGCGCACTTCTGGGCAGGGTCGCGATCGCCAACGCCAAGCTCGCCTATCAGGCCTTCGTCCGTCACCTGACGAGCAACCGCTGGATGGCGCTTGCCGAGAACGGCGCGCGTCCCCAACGAATGCTGTGGGCGAGCACCAGCACCAAGAACCCGGACTATCCGGATCTGATGTATGTCGCACCGTTGATCGGCCCGATGACTATCAACACGATGCCGCGCAAGACGATTGCGGCGTTCCAGGACCATGGCACGGTGCAGGCAACAGTTGAGCAGGGCGTGCCGGACGCGCAACGCGTGATGGCCGACCTCGAGCGACTCGGGGTGTCGTTCGGTCTTGCCGCCGCCCAACTCGAGAACGATGCGGTCCAGAAATTCATCGATCCCTTCGATTCGCTGCTCAAGCAGCTCGCCGCCAACAGCGAACGGGCCAGGGCCTAG